One part of the Augochlora pura isolate Apur16 chromosome 3, APUR_v2.2.1, whole genome shotgun sequence genome encodes these proteins:
- the LOC144468118 gene encoding obg-like ATPase 1: protein MAPKKAEEPERKPLIGRVGTNLKVGIVGIPNVGKSTFFNVLTKSQAAAENFPFCTIDPNESRVPVPDARFDYLCDYFKPVSKVPAFLNVVDIAGLVKGAAEGQGLGNNFLSHINACDGIFHLCRAFDDDDVTHVEGDVNPVRDLEIISEELRLKDIEFLNAHLDKLEKLVVRGNDKKLKPEYDTLLKVKSVMLDEKKHIRFADWSATDIEVLNKYLFLTSKPVIYLVNLSEKDYIRKKNKWLIKIKEWVDKNDPGAILIPFSGAFENKLVDMDEVERAKYVEEQKVTSALDKIIVQGYKALQLQYFFTAGHDEVKAWTIQKGTKAPQAAGRIHTDFEKGFIMAEVMKYDDFKNEGSEAAVKAAGRYRQQGRNYVVEDGDIIFFKFNAGAGLKDAKKK, encoded by the exons ATGGCGCCAAAGAAAGCAGAGGAACCTGAAAGAAAACCGTTGATCGGCCGCGTGGGTACCAACCTGAAAGTTGGCATAGTCGGGATCCCGAACGTCGGGAAATCGACGTTCTTCAACGTCCTAACGAAAAGCCAGGCGGCGGCGGAGAATTTCCCGTTCTGCACCATCGATCCCAATGAAA GTCGCGTACCGGTGCCCGACGCGAGGTTCGATTATCTGTGCGACTACTTCAAACCGGTCAG CAAAGTGCCTGCCTTCTTGAACGTGGTGGACATCGCAGGGCTCGTCAAAGGCGCCGCCGAAGGACAGGGCCTCGGGAACAATTTCCTCTCGCACATCAACGCCTGTGATGGAATCTTTCATCTGTGTC GAGctttcgacgacgacgacgtcacCCACGTGGAAGGCGACGTCAACCCCGTCCGTGATCTCGAGATTATCAGCGAGGAGCTGCGGCTGAAGGACATCGAGTTCCTGAACGCTCACCTCGACAAATTGGAGAAACTCGTGGTCCGGGGAAACGACAAGAAACTAAAGCCCGAATAC GACACGCTGTTGAAAGTGAAGAGCGTGATGCTGGACGAGAAGAAGCACATCAGGTTCGCCGATTGGAGCGCCACAGAT ATCGAAGTactcaacaaatatttattcctcaCATCGAAACCGGTTATTTATTTGGTGAACCTATCCGAGAAAGACTACATCCGCAAGAAGAACAAATG GCTAATCAAGATAAAGGAGTGGGTCGACAAAAACGATCCCGGAGCTATCTTGATCCCTTTCAGCGGCGCTTTCGAGAACAAGCTCGTCGATATGGACGAGGTGGAGCGTGCGAAGTACGTGGAAGAGCAGAAGGTTACTAG CGCGCTCGACAAAATCATCGTCCAAGGATACAAGGCGTTACAGTTACAGTACTTCTTCACGGCGGGACACGACGAAGTCAAGGCGTGGACGATCCAG AAAGGCACGAAGGCACCACAGGCGGCAGGTAGAATTCACACTGACTTCGAGAAAGGTTTTATCATGGCCGAGGTAATGAAGTACGACGACTTCAAGAACGAGGGCTCCGAAGCCGCCGTGAAG GCGGCTGGCAGATACAGACAACAGGGACGCAATTACGTGGTCGAGGACGgagatataattttcttcaaatttaatGCCGGCGCGGGACTGAAAGACGCGAAGAAAAAGTGA
- the LOC144468117 gene encoding adenylate kinase 9-like, with protein sequence MCDKVSHREKKDRKTCKFYADATFIIKKSFFPYIKGHPRNDFELPWPEPHRCVYPKAVSYYAFHEDANPLVRFDGKCQSRKYGNVEPHFERPAHPYTTRDPYCETDARTKYLRAEPTCFVIFGKPDLNTAKLAAMLADSWRCVLISPVQLVKREIERASEKGKLISEILKTGECLGFDIIGNLVESRINERDTFHRGYVVEGLPLISNEVLHYPRTYPPENERKLGEKFLQHYGPPFGGICNMTSENRDKSMSCVRDPPEIEGCATRSRYEQYIPNQIDDIFASWPLKPTVIIYAVCPDEDLVRKREHFRIDTATGQTVDTSVSVTHKIAEPSFADANISLDLYRSLTDEERVSDKEQKKYLLRRICNRRSNVEAQRKTYERFAMPAIGKWILLHKPENVIRVDGRASVSQMFRTVMSRLRTLPLPRVILAKRFLDLAAMRYGGESPMPLDEFEDRSNEEAFPYLTNRDTVSPLYPWLLSTWNFLCPVELARGKTVEGSSKFAVRFMNKIFFLFSDEATELFLENPRTFVCPFAPQPTCKIVVFGPRLSGKSSLCKVLANTFGGVVVDPDKSDNDSDVFFDSDLAQDGTNLLADRISSIPRKEIDVGVWRDGGYVVDGMYPDVDTWKTITEGTNVVFEDAVLLYDEDPYDYLLSKWQEIRDTEKGYEEGMEHASYEDEDDGEETDGLVEYLKHIQQFELDWEEIRETIASSCRNLITCDLGKIKNVSEFVIDAIRDRYKEKARVMSEDERERERDLAEYVAMSDNTENVGEGEELDEEERGTTVESNPRLGDTDQYCPVALLKYNVFWKGKEEYSAVFTNKIYRLSSESAMEEFIKNPEALSLPLRKPLLQIPSVRISVIGPLGTGKTNLAKAIAREYGLAYIDQFDSFNRYMMESGIPPLQHRSITISIRNRLEEVELPEDLDDTRYVTDRATLHTFVRRYSRSGSALPKFMLRECLLNYFEGLYSMEGIMIEQFPSCPQDVETAVEHYMVPDVVIELECSKETARKRTMMEAAKLWMATQDEEKQLEQQRYMHDVDRYEKEKNLWTKRRLSHAIRLLRGGEEVSSWHSSSTSESESDAERKSHTVQIERLDDDNDDDDDDDNITDIDSETIRTKRAEFQEIWKQENPEPVLFTDWEDYAAGRLRLEQDFEEAYANDTRLIEATREALREQSIPCVKLNSESSFDTVLLRAMIALKPYTTRDLTVLERPYAIDLETAEMLLECGYFFLSSFGRWCPVQLCLKKTPRQMFLPSEARQEVFPVIHRQFVYFLAGEDARSAFLKNPRKYIEQDSCAPVIPFRLSIIGPPKCGKTSLARRYAEKYGVKVVTRGAALRHLPNYLPWTESAEIAESHLREGRCVPEETVLRAVEICSIDPLTAAQGLVFDGFPSSRDEFQKLTLLGIQPVLILDLVANLEFCLSCLASQAQEPPTKFPNFSRKFLKHRYTNWDVDQASFREWLKKYTQNVVELDATKSMWHVWTRADEETCRRYTRIGSYFRESDYDKCHSLEFTSVSPYEFKARQSKFKAYCPACLLRDGATKSSGLVPDHRGMVQLREHFYWVCEEHLADFAENPQKYLPPANTASLPKDLARSLTETIDVEHFCWMRRLRVDGYCLVSYLDNLPARKLVPGKPTIAALYKDELYLFCTEECRDRFLTYSAKYASADIKFRRTLPPINVKDLPDLGFLEQTVARKIIQVVNQITVSRPKLPGLSAAVTAAIFIGIDLKIRNPTCALNDAKIYQSVDDRLRISYKAIKTATRNMKRKLNPFVTVPVYSDKMSSSDDINQSGFRMSKQVSILSHFHPRSSYTITFRRTSPTQHMPLDDDDDDDEDGESPQSFRFAVPRFDDRFLTQ encoded by the coding sequence ATGTGCGACAAAGTTTCCCATCGCGAAAAAAAGGATCGTAAAACATGCAAGTTTTACGCGGACGCGACTTTCATCATAAAGAAGAGCTTCTTCCCTTACATCAAAGGGCATCCCCGGAACGACTTCGAGCTCCCCTGGCCCGAGCCCCATCGATGCGTCTACCCGAAGGCTGTCTCGTATTACGCCTTCCACGAGGACGCGAATCCGCTCGTCAGGTTCGATGGAAAATGCCAGTCTCGGAAATACGGTAACGTGGAGCCGCATTTCGAGCGCCCCGCGCACCCCTACACGACCCGCGACCCTTACTGCGAAACGGACGCCAGAACGAAATACCTCCGGGCCGAGCCGACGTGCTTCGTTATTTTCGGGAAACCCGATTTAAACACCGCGAAGCTGGCGGCGATGCTGGCTGACTCGTGGAGATGCGTGCTGATCTCGCCGGTGCAGCTCGTGAAACGCGAGATCGAGCGAGCGTCCGAAAAGGGGAAGCTGATTTCGGAGATTCTGAAGACCGGCGAGTGTCTCGGCTTCGATATCATCGGCAATCTGGTCGAGAGTAGGATCAACGAACGGGACACGTTCCACAGAGGCTACGTGGTCGAAGGTTTGCCGTTGATTTCGAACGAGGTGCTCCACTATCCTCGGACTTATCCGCCCGAAAACGAGCGCAAGCTCGGCGAGAAGTTTCTACAGCATTACGGTCCGCCTTTCGGAGGAATATGCAACATGACCAGTGAAAACCGAGACAAATCCATGAGCTGCGTCCGCGATCCTCCCGAGATCGAGGGCTGCGCGACGAGGTCCAGATACGAGCAATACATTCCCAATCAGATCGACGACATATTCGCGAGCTGGCCTTTGAAGCCGACGGTAATTATCTACGCTGTGTGCCCAGACGAGGACCTCGTCAGAAAGCGAGAACATTTCCGCATAGACACGGCGACTGGTCAGACGGTGGACACGAGTGTGTCGGTGACCCATAAAATCGCCGAACCCTCTTTCGCCGACGCGAACATTTCGCTGGATCTCTATCGAAGCCTGACTGACGAGGAACGCGTTTCGGACAAGGAACAGAAGAAATACTTATTGAGACGAATCTGCAACAGAAGATCGAACGTCGAGGCTCAGCGCAAGACGTACGAACGCTTCGCGATGCCCGCTATCGGCAAATGGATCTTGTTGCACAAGCCGGAGAACGTGATTCGAGTCGACGGCCGCGCCTCGGTGTCACAAATGTTCCGCACGGTGATGTCCCGATTGCGTACGCTGCCGCTTCCTAGAGTGATCCTCGCGAAGAGATTTCTGGATCTCGCGGCGATGAGATACGGCGGCGAAAGTCCTATGCCCCTCGACGAATTCGAGGACAGATCGAACGAAGAAGCTTTCCCGTACTTGACGAACAGGGACACCGTCTCGCCGCTGTACCCCTGGCTTCTATCGACTTGGAACTTCCTCTGTCCGGTCGAGTTGGCTAGAGGAAAGACAGTGGAAGGCTCGTCGAAATTCGCGGTCAGGTTCATGAACAAaatctttttcctcttttcggACGAGGCGACCGAACTGTTCCTCGAAAACCCGAGAACCTTCGTGTGCCCCTTTGCTCCGCAACCCACGTGCAAGATCGTGGTATTCGGGCCGAGACTTTCCGGGAAATCCTCTCTGTGCAAGGTCCTAGCAAACACCTTTGGAGGCGTCGTGGTGGATCCGGACAAATCGGACAACGACTCCGACGTCTTTTTCGATTCGGACTTGGCGCAAGACGGGACTAATTTGCTCGCAGATCGGATATCGAGTATACCTCGGAAGGAAATCGACGTTGGGGTGTGGCGAGACGGCGGCTACGTCGTCGACGGCATGTATCCCGACGTGGACACCTGGAAGACGATCACCGAAGGCACGAACGTCGTGTTCGAGGACGCGGTTTTGCTGTACGACGAGGACCCGTACGATTACCTGCTGTCCAAGTGGCAGGAGATTCGCGATACCGAGAAGGGGTACGAGGAGGGCATGGAGCACGCGAGCTACGAGGACGAAGACGACGGGGAAGAGACCGACGGCTTGGTGGAGTATCTGAAACATATTCAGCAGTTCGAGCTGGATTGGGAAGAGATCAGAGAAACGATAGCGAGCTCGTGCAGGAACCTGATTACCTGCGATCTCGGCAAGATCAAGAACGTCTCCGAGTTCGTGATCGATGCTATCAGAGATCGTTATAAGGAAAAAGCGAGAGTGATGAGCGAGgacgagagggagagggagagagacctCGCGGAGTACGTGGCCATGTCGGACAACACGGAGAACGTGGGCGAGGGGGAAGAATTGGATGAGGAAGAGCGTGGAACGACGGTGGAGAGCAATCCTCGTCTCGGGGACACGGATCAGTACTGTCCCGTGGCTCTGCTCAAGTACAACGTCTTCTGGAAAGGCAAGGAGGAATACAGCGCGGTCTTCACGAACAAGATCTATCGACTCTCCAGCGAGTCGGCTATGGAGGAATTCATAAAGAATCCTGAAGCGTTGTCTCTCCCGCTCCGAAAGCCGCTGCTCCAGATTCCGTCTGTTCGCATCAGCGTGATCGGTCCGCTGGGCACCGGGAAAACGAACTTAGCCAAAGCGATCGCGCGGGAGTACGGCTTAGCGTACATTGATCAGTTCGACAGCTTCAACAGATACATGATGGAGAGCGGGATTCCGCCGCTTCAGCACAGAAGCATCACGATCTCGATCCGAAATCGTCTCGAGGAGGTCGAGCTGCCGGAAGACCTGGACGACACGAGGTACGTCACCGATCGCGCCACGTTGCACACCTTCGTGCGACGGTACTCGCGATCGGGAAGCGCGCTTCCCAAGTTCATGCTCAGGGAGTGCTTGTTAAACTATTTCGAGGGATTGTACAGCATGGAGGGCATCATGATCGAACAATTCCCGAGTTGTCCGCAGGACGTGGAGACGGCGGTCGAACATTACATGGTGCCCGACGTGGTAATAGAACTCGAATGCAGCAAGGAGACGGCGCGGAAGAGAACGATGATGGAGGCAGCGAAGCTGTGGATGGCCACCCAAGACGAGGAGAAGCAACTCGAACAGCAGCGTTACATGCACGACGTGGATCGTTACGAGAAGGAGAAGAACCTGTGGACCAAGAGGAGGCTGAGCCACGCGATCAGGCTGCTGCGCGGAGGAGAGGAAGTGTCTTCTTGGCACTCGTCGAGCACCTCCGAATCTGAGAGCGACGCGGAACGCAAATCCCACACCGTGCAAATTGAGAGGctcgacgacgacaacgacgacgacgacgatgacgataaCATCACGGACATCGACTCCGAAACAATACGAACCAAGAGGGCGGAATTTCAGGAGATTTGGAAGCAGGAAAATCCTGAGCCGGTGCTCTTCACCGACTGGGAAGATTATGCGGCCGGTAGACTGCGGTTGGAACAGGACTTCGAAGAGGCGTACGCGAACGACACGCGGCTGATAGAGGCCACGCGAGAAGCGCTCAGGGAGCAATCGATACCATGCGTGAAGCTCAACAGCGAAAGCAGCTTCGACACTGTCCTACTGCGAGCGATGATCGCCCTCAAACCTTACACAACCCGGGACCTAACCGTCCTGGAAAGGCCGTACGCGATCGACCTCGAAACCGCGGAGATGCTTCTCGAATGCGGCTACTTTTTCTTGAGTTCCTTCGGCCGATGGTGTCCCGTGCAACTGTGCCTGAAGAAAACTCCTCGGCAGATGTTCCTGCCGTCGGAGGCTCGGCAGGAAGTCTTCCCGGTGATTCACCGACAATTCGTTTACTTTCTAGCCGGAGAGGACGCTCGATCCGCTTTCCTCAAGAATCCTCGCAAGTACATCGAACAGGACTCCTGCGCGCCGGTTATCCCCTTTCGACTTTCTATTATCGGGCCGCCGAAGTGCGGAAAGACGAGCCTGGCTCGTCGATACGCGGAGAAGTACGGCGTCAAGGTGGTAACTCGAGGCGCGGCTCTACGACACCTACCGAATTACCTGCCCTGGACGGAATCCGCAGAAATCGCGGAGTCCCATCTCCGCGAAGGACGGTGCGTCCCGGAGGAGACCGTGCTCCGTGCCGTCGAGATCTGCTCGATCGATCCCTTAACGGCAGCTCAGGGCCTCGTCTTCGACGGGTTCCCGTCGAGCCGCGACGAGTTCCAGAAGCTAACGCTGCTAGGCATTCAGCCTGTCCTGATCCTCGACCTCGTCGCTAATCTCGAGTTCTGTCTAAGTTGCCTGGCGAGCCAGGCCCAAGAACCTCCGACGAAGTTCCCGAACTTCTCGAGGAAGTTCCTAAAGCATCGGTACACCAACTGGGACGTCGACCAGGCGAGCTTCCGCGAGTGGCTGAAGAAGTACACTCAGAACGTTGTCGAGCTCGACGCCACCAAGAGCATGTGGCACGTGTGGACGAGAGCCGACGAAGAGACGTGTCGCAGGTACACTCGAATCGGATCCTACTTCCGCGAGAGCGATTACGACAAGTGCCACAGCTTGGAGTTCACGAGCGTGTCGCCGTACGAGTTCAAGGCGCGGCAGAGCAAATTCAAGGCGTATTGTCCCGCCTGTTTGCTTCGCGACGGGGCCACCAAGAGCTCGGGGCTCGTGCCCGATCACCGGGGAATGGTTCAGCTTCGAGAACACTTCTACTGGGTATGCGAGGAACACTTAGCCGACTTCGCGGAAAATCCGCAGAAGTATCTGCCGCCTGCGAACACGGCGAGCCTGCCGAAGGATCTGGCTCGCAGTCTCACGGAAACGATCGACGTGGAACACTTCTGCTGGATGAGACGCCTGCGAGTCGATGGTTACTGCCTCGTTAGCTACCTGGATAATCTACCGGCTCGGAAACTCGTTCCCGGCAAGCCGACCATAGCAGCTCTCTACAAGGATGAGCTGTATCTGTTCTGCACGGAAGAGTGCCGCGACAGATTCCTGACCTATTCCGCGAAGTACGCGAGCGCGGACATCAAGTTCCGTCGCACGCTGCCGCCGATCAACGTCAAGGACCTGCCGGACCTTGGCTTCCTCGAGCAAACTGTCGCGAGGAAGATAATCCAGGTCGTGAATCAGATCACCGTGAGCAGGCCGAAGCTGCCGGGATTGTCGGCCGCGGTGACCGCTGCTATATTCATCGGGATCGACCTGAAAATTCGCAACCCTACCTGCGCGTTGAACGACGCGAAAATTTACCAGAGCGTCGACGACAGGCTGCGCATTTCGTACAAGGCGATCAAAACAGCGACTCGCAACATGAAGAGGAAGCTAAACCCATTCGTCACGGTGCCAGTCTATTCTGATAAGATGTCCAGCTCCGATGACATTAATCAGTCCGGGTTCCGAATGAGTAAACAGGTGTCCATACTGTCCCATTTCCATCCACGGTCCTCGTACACCATCACGTTCCGTCGCACATCGCCGACACAGCATATGCctctcgacgacgacgacgacgacgacgaggacggtGAATCCCCGCAGTCTTTCAGATTCGCTGTACCGCGATTCGACGATCGATTCTTAACCCAATAA
- the LOC144467524 gene encoding uronyl 2-sulfotransferase, which produces MRINRRFLTSVAVCTTVLFVVLRSRQPVEFPSEPKNRADTRSLEQRQIDKVQTYRYVTPSLAELGPRRSVPKMNADILMLTRVPDAGAELLVLILQRLQGYNAFKHIRLPPGDHRLLSSLKEELLVEEITNIMRQEAIPLSFDGDVRFLNFSKFGRQPPSFIALVRNPLRVRNLLRYRERRKEAGLESRAIPTFCGQDPRCTAINNKWALQRAKANIIEWYPVVGILDCMEQSINVLEQKFPYFFRGARQIYKQIQPRKKLVSDASYSLGSRLRDNLSKLFEDEIELYQWLKFRLFNETLKSVTAT; this is translated from the exons ATGCGTATAAACCGGAGATTTCTGACCAGTGTCGCAGTTTGCACGACAGTTCTGTTCGTCGTTCTCAGATCGAGACAGCCCGTCGAGTTCCCGAGCGAGCCGAAGAACCGCGCGGACACGCGTTCCTTGGAACAGCGACAGATCGATAAAGTTCAG ACGTATCGATATGTCACGCCATCCCTCGCGGAGCTGGGTCCACGAAGAAGCGTGCCGAAAATGAACGCCGATATCCTGATGTTGACGAGGGTTCCTGACGCCGGAGCCGAGCTTCTGGTCCTCATCCTGCAGCGTCTGCAGGGATACAATGCTTTCAAACACATAAGATTGCCGCCGGGCGATCACAGGCTGCTGTCGTCTCTGAAAGAG GAGCTGTTAGTGGAAGAGATCACGAACATAATGAGACAGGAAGCGATTCCTTTGAGCTTCGACGGCGACGTGAGATTCTTGAACTTCTCGAAATTCGGTCGGCAGCCACCGTCCTTTATTGCTCTCGTGAGAAATCCTCTGCGCGTTCGAAACTTGCTGAG GTACCGCGAAAGACGAAAAGAAGCAGGACTCGAGAGCAGAGCTATTCCGACGTTCTGCGGACAAGATCCACGATGCAC AGCGATAAACAACAAGTGGGCATTGCAGCGGGCCAAAGCAAATATTATCGAATGGTATCCAGTCGTCGGTATCCTGGATTGCATGGAGCAATCGATAAACGTATTGGAACAAAAATTTCCATACTTTTTCCGCGGTGCTAGGCAAATTTACAAACAGATCC AACCAAGAAAGAAGCTCGTTTCCGATGCGTCGTACTCGTTAGGGTCACGACTAAGagataatttatcgaaactCTTCGAGGACGAGATAGAATTGTATCAGTGGCTAAAATTTCGACTTTTCAACGAAACGCTGAAGAGTGTTACGGCCACTTGA